One region of Vitis vinifera cultivar Pinot Noir 40024 chromosome 1, ASM3070453v1 genomic DNA includes:
- the LOC100255765 gene encoding probable protein S-acyltransferase 7, giving the protein MQGKFYTAPLPPQLSDSNRRIIDTNTPTMRVYQIWKGSNRFFCGGRLIFGPDARSLLLTVSMIVVPVILFCAFVSQRLIDEFNHHFGNLIVGISVALTVYIMILLFLTSARDPGIIPRNPHPPEPEDDTASGISTDWVGSQSGAPNIPPTKDVMVNGMVVKVKYCQTCMLYRPPRCSHCSICNNCVDRFDHHCPWVGQCIGKRNYRFFFMFVSSTTMLCLYVFAFCWVNIERIMEAYHCSLGRAFLKSPVSGILILYTFIAAWFVGGLTAFHLYLIFTNQTTYENFRYRYDGKMNPHNLGFWRNIREIFFSKIPSSKNNFRAQVKGDSSSVFNTSMSLGHAMSPEMPKRSFDIEMGKRQAVAAEEFEDIHSQIDSIGGSERCGPQPRHTNRDHKGNWEITPDIHMLAAEFGMQHGSTVREKIHGVR; this is encoded by the exons ATGCAGGGAAAATTCTATACAGCACCGCTGCCTCCGCAGCTATCCGACTCTAACCGGCGAATCATTGATACCAATACCCCAACAATGAGGGTTTATCAAATCTGGAAAGGCAGCAAT AGATTCTTCTGTGGTGGAAGACTTATATTTGGTCCAGATGCAAGGTCTCTGTTGCTTACGGTGTCCATGATTGTGGTTCCAGTAATACTATTCTGTGCTTTTGTTTCTCAAAGGCTCATTGATGAATTCAACCACCATTTTGGCAATCTTATTGTTGGTATTTCTGTTGCGCTCACAGTATAT ATTATGATCCTTCTCTTCCTTACTTCTGCAAGAGATCCTGGCATTATTCCCCGTAATCCACATCCTCCTGAACCAGAAGACGACACTGCCTCTGGTATCTCCACAGACTGGGTAGGAAGCCAGAGTGGTGCTCCTAATATACCTCCCACAAAAGATGTCATGGTCAATgggatggtagtcaaggtcaaATACTGCCAAACATGCATGCTATATCGCCCGCCAAGATGCTCTCATTGCTCTATATGTAATAACTGTGTTGATCGTTTTGACCACCATTGCCCATGGGTAGGGCAATGTATTGGAAAG AGGAATTATAGATTCTTCTTCATGTTTGTGTCCTCCACAACCATGCTCTGCCTATATGTTTTTGCTTTCTGCTGGGTAAACATTGAGAGAATAATGGAAGCATACCATTGTAGTCTTGGGAGGGCTTTTCTGAAGTCCCCTGTTTCAGGAATTCTCATACTATACACATTCATAGCAGCTTGGTTTGTTGGAGGTCTCACTGCTTTTCATCTCTACTTAATTTTCACCAATCAG ACCACATATGAGAATTTCCGGTATCGATATGATGGGAAAATGAATCCTCATAACCTTGGATTCTGGCGCAATATTAGGGAGATCTTCTTCTCTAAAATTCCTAGTTCTAAGAACAACTTCCGTGCTCAGGTGAAGGGAGACTCTTCTTCTGTTTTCAACACTTCAATGTCCTTGGGCCATGCTATGAGCCCTGAGATGCCCAAAAGGAGCTTTGACATAGAAATGGGGAAACGACAAGCTGTTGCTGCTGAGGAGTTTGAAGATATACATAGCCAAATTGATAGTATTGGCGGATCAGAGAGGTGCGGACCCCAGCCGAGACACACAAACCGGGACCATAAAGGGAACTGGGAGATAACACCTGATATACATATGTTGGCTGCTGAATTTGGAATGCAACATGGTTCAACAGTCAGAGAGAAGATTCATGGAGTCCGTTGA
- the LOC104880947 gene encoding uncharacterized protein LOC104880947, whose amino-acid sequence MGTLNLTVQVLDISPKVTLSDLNIFFSYCGTVDNIQLCRKNDQTQLAFVTFKQPYAFQTALLLNGAVIGDSPIRILALQNLAIHPIPDKRNCKTQNKEKQGIFPVVNSAIQGIASKSMEMFNKTADELEENCKLSEKGRALMHQTRLAICAAEKGAGQLGTAIMNNEYVSNGSIWLSGVVDRASKYATARKQK is encoded by the exons ATGGGTACTCTGAATTTGACTGTACAGGTTCTTGACATCTCTCCCAAGGTCACCCTCTCAGACTTGAATATCTTTTTCTCTTACTGTGGAACTGTTGACAACATCCAGCTCTGCAG AAAAAATGACCAGACACAGTTGGCTTTTGTGACATTCAAGCAGCCTTATGCCTTTCAAACTGCACTTCTCCTAAAT GGAGCTGTTATTGGAGATAGTCCAATTCGCATACTGGCCTTACAGAATTTGGCAATTCATCCCATCCCAGACAAAAGGAATTGCAAAACCCAG AATAAGGAGAAGCAAGGAATCTTTCCAGTAGTGAACTCTGCTATACAAGGCATAGCTTCAAAAAGTATGGAGATGTTTAACAAGACTGCTGATGAGTTGGAGGAGAATTGCAAGCTTTCAGAGAAGGGCAGAGCACTAATGCACCAGACAAGATTGGCAATCTGTGCTGCTGAGAAGGGGGCAGGTCAACTTGGCACAGCTATCATGAATAACGAGTATGTTTCAAATGGCTCCATTTGGTTGTCTGGTGTGGTGGACAGGGCCTCCAAATATGCCACTGCCAGGAAGCAGAAATGA
- the LOC100245456 gene encoding protein SRC2 homolog, which produces MESADSMELKVISCKHLKAFNFFQKLVVYAVVSIISDESKNSNQKHQIQCLQRQKTPVDRDGNGNPEWNHQLQFDLRDISLADSANYYVKFSLRCEGIVFGNKTIGEVCVPLKELIDEFNRAVRFVSYQVRTTDGKPNGVLNFSYKLNIKGSDLPAVEAPEDEHLPYPSVEVEEFHAPKKDSCYPSVDVSTLPAISISTPYHTPEFHNMGPPQLPLPPPPPPAAVPMMMAGAYYHPLPCPLVYASQPYYDHGLCRYPSAAGAVGGVEGADGDGWRMGLGTIRDGFQGSWTFR; this is translated from the coding sequence ATGGAATCAGCAGACTCCATGGAACTCAAGGTAATCTCCTGCAAGCATCTCAAGGCCTTCAATTTCTTCCAGAAGCTAGTAGTCTATGCTGTGGTTTCCATCATCAGCGATGAATCCAAGAACAGCAATCAAAAGCATCAAATACAGTGCCTTCAGCGGCAAAAGACCCCGGTTGATAGGGATGGAAATGGGAATCCTGAGTGGAACCACCAGCTGCAGTTTGATCTCAGGGACATCTCACTTGCTGATTCTGCTAATTACTACGTCAAATTCAGTCTCCGCTGCGAGGGTATCGTCTTTGGGAACAAAACTATTGGTGAAGTTTGTGTTCCATTGAAGGAACTGATCGATGAGTTCAACAGAGCTGTCAGGTTTGTAAGCTATCAGGTCAGGACTACTGATGGAAAACCCAATGGCGTactgaatttttcttataaactGAACATAAAAGGAAGTGATTTACCAGCAGTTGAGGCACCAGAGGATGAACATCTTCCTTACCCCTCAGTGGAAGTTGAGGAGTTTCATGCTCCTAAAAAGGATAGTTGCTACCCTTCAGTGGATGTTTCTACCTTGCCAGCAATTAGTATATCCACTCCATATCATACACCGGAGTTCCATAACATGGGACCACCACAGCTGCCACTGccaccgccaccaccaccaGCAGCAGTTCCTATGATGATGGCTGGGGCCTATTATCATCCACTCCCATGCCCACTGGTGTATGCATCACAGCCTTATTATGATCATGGTCTCTGCAGGTACCCTAGCGCCGCTGGTGCTGTTGGAGGAGTGGAGGGGGCTGATGGTGATGGGTGGAGGATGGGACTAGGGACCATAAGAGATGGCTTCCAAGGTTCATGGACTTTCAGGTGA